The region CAGGTTTGTCCAATAATAACATCCCTATAAGGGCTAGTTTCTTTTTCATTCCGCTGGAATAATCCTGAGCAAATTTTTCTAACGGAAGTCCGAATTTTTCAGTTAGCAGCTTGTATTTCGATTCTTTATCTTTAGAAAAATAACCTAGGTATTCTTTTCCGGTAATGTACGGATAGAAATAGTTTTCTGTTTCCAGATAGGATATACTTTCTCTTTTCAAAGCTTCATTGTGCCATTTAATAGTCCCAGTGTATTTCACATTTTGATACAGGGATTCGAACAACGTTGTTTTTCCAGCTCCATTCTTTCCGAGAATACCAATAACAATACCTTCCTCTATATTCAGATTAAGATTATTAAGAACATTCTGAGTTTTAAAACTTACATTCAGATTTTTAATTTCCAACATATTGGCTGATATTTTCTTTTGCAGATTTAATGTTATCGATAATAATTACTAAGGCAGGGATAACAGTTATAGTATAGATAAAATAGGATAAAAATATTCCCATATCAAAATAATTAGTTCTCTCTTTATAGTGATAGACTTTATACTTTCTGGTTAATGTCAGGACAAGAAATAAATTCATAAACAGAATATAGCATAGTAATAGCAGACTGTCTTCTCTATTCAGAATTAAAAATCCTATATAGACAGGCAAGAATATGAGATTGAATAATTTTATATTCTTCCGGATCTTATCTTCCAGAGTGTATTTTCTAAAATACATTTCCAGCATTTCTTTATTTTCATTGTCAGAGTATAATCTCGGAAACAAATCCAGAACAAACAAGCCGCAGAAAATTAATGTAGAAATATGATAGGAAGATGCTATAATAACCATATAGATCAGAATAGCAGTAACTGTATTTTTTCTCAATAAACATTTCCATTCAAAAAGCTCATTGGGAATAAAATTCCATTTAGAGGTAACACTAATTTTTGCCTTTGGATAAAAAAATGAAAAGCTTGTGATCAAAAGTAATCCTGCTAAACCCAATATATCGGATTTATAGTGTATATTCCCAAGAAGCAAAAATAAATAAATGAATGCCGATTCAAGGAAAATGATAAAGCGCCAGTTCTTTATAAAAGCTTTTTTTAGAAAGGGAATATCTTTTCTTCTGTAATGAAATGATGAGACTATCAAAAAGAAGAATAGAGGATATGATCTGTTATCAGGCAATCTGAGAGCAATTAAAATACCCGTAATAATTAAAAAAGGTAAAGCAATCTTACCCTGAAAGCTGAAAATTCGAAAGCACTGACTGATTCTGAAAATAAAATGATGGAAAATTGCTTTCAAATTCTATGGTTATTGGGTGTATAGGTATAGTAACAATATTATTACAGCTCAAATTTATAAAAAATCACTTTCTATTGAATAATTTTAATAAACTTTATAATTTATAGCCAATATTCCCTCTACTATGATAATTTAGTGGCTTTAATCAGAATTGAAATCAGAGAACAAATCTATATTAAGTAGTGATATAATATTTCTGGCTAAGAATTTGCTTAATACTACATCGATGTATTCTGAGGTTACTATTAAATATATTTTTAATAAAAATAACATTCGGAAAATAGAAATTTTGTAATTTTGTAGTATATAAAATACACATGGCGAATCCTTTATTTTATGCAAAAATAATTTTGTTCGGAGAATACGGAATGATTGAAGATTCTCAGGGACTCGTTGTACCTTATAGTTTTTATAAAGGGACTTTAAAGTTTTCAGAAGCAGACTCAGATTCTGAATTCGAGATCAACTCCAACAAACATTTGCAGAAATATTCAGACTTTCTTTCAGAACTTAACCTTTCGGATGATTTCAGACTGGATATCGAAAGTTTCAAAAAGGATATAGTCAATGGTCTTTTCTTCGACTCTAATATTCCACAGGGGTATGGAGTTGGTAGCTCAGGAGCTTTAGTCGCTGCTATTTTCGAACGCTATTCAGTGAACAAACATAATCCGGAAAATATATCAAAAGATAATCTGAAACACCTTAAAGCTGTTTTCGGAGAAATGGAAAGTTATTTCCATGGTAAAAGTTCCG is a window of Elizabethkingia anophelis R26 DNA encoding:
- a CDS encoding ATP-binding cassette domain-containing protein, which gives rise to MLEIKNLNVSFKTQNVLNNLNLNIEEGIVIGILGKNGAGKTTLFESLYQNVKYTGTIKWHNEALKRESISYLETENYFYPYITGKEYLGYFSKDKESKYKLLTEKFGLPLEKFAQDYSSGMKKKLALIGMLLLDKPVNILDEPFNGVDFEGVHLLYDIIRDLKSENKAVLVSSHIIETLFHTCDKIAILQNGSIDNVIDKADYHQLHNFKF